The genomic DNA TTTGCAAAGTATCGGGATCGTCGGAAATTTATGCATTTCATGATGGCTCTTCATGCGGATTTTGAACCCACTTGGGCTTCTCTCTTACACCACAATCCTCTTCCCACATTGGAAGTTGCCGTAAAAGAACTTATTTCTGAAGAGACTTGAAGGTCCACTATGCACTTTCAATCTCCAGATATGGTTGTTGCTGCTACACCTCCGAGTGTTCCTAAATTTCCTCCTAGACGATCCACACCACAATCTTCCTCCATGAAGATAATTTGCAACTATTGCAAGCAGCCTAGTCACTCTAATGCTAATTGCTATAAGCTCCAAAACAAACGTCAGTCACGAGCTCCTTTCCAACAAACAGCCGCAGTTGTTTCATCTGGTTCCTTTGCACCTGCATCTTACACTGAGAACCCATCTCAATCCTCTGCTCTCACTGCATCTGACGTTGAGGCATTAATTCATCAGGTTCTATCTCGTTCCTCTACTACCTTGTCCGTCACATCAGGTAAAAATTCATGGTTCATCGACTCTGCTTGCTGTAATCATATGACCCCTGACCCCACTTTATTTTTCCAAAAGTCTGCCCTTTCTCCCAATCCTGTCATTTATACTGCTAATGGTTCTAGGTTACCTGTTAGTCATAGTGGATCTATTTCTTCACCTAATTTGTCTATTGATAACACATATCTTGTTCCTcaattgtcattaaatcttcttttaGTTGGCCAACTTTGTTGACTAGATTTGGAGTTGACATTTTCTAACAGGGGTGttgatgtgcaggatccacagacgggTCAACTAATTGGGATCGGCCGTAAGATTGGACGTTTTTTGCGCTTTCATTCTTGCAAACTACTACTCACTTAGCAGCTGCTGTCACAACACTCACTGCCTCTTCCAACTTATGGCATGCACGTTTGGGTCATGCCTCTCTACCACGTGTCCAACTTCTTGCATCTCAAGGTCATATAGGATCCATAGATGCaaaatcttttgattgtgtttcttgtcatcttggaaaacaaacacatttatcttttaataaaagtgagtCTTCATCTTCTGCACCATTTGATTTGGTTCATTCTGATATTTGGGGGCCCTGCCCTTGTTCCCACTGAGGGGGGATCTcgctattttgttatttttcttgatgattATTCTTGTTATACTTGGATATATTTATTACAGCATCGCTCTGAACTCACtcaagtttatcaaaattttcaacaaatggtacaaacccaattttctcgtaccatcaaaatttttcgtTCAGATAATGCTATGGAGTATAAtgagaaatcttttcaaaaaattttaaaacaaaatgggaCCCTCTCTCATCATTCTTGTCCTTACacttctcaacaaaatgggCGTGCAAAACGCAAACATCGTCACATCTTAGACATTGTAAGAGCTCTTCTCATCTCTACTTCACTTCCTGAACGCTTTTAGGGTGAGGCTGCTCTCACTGCTATCTACACGATTAATCGTGTGCCTTCCCCAACTATTCACAACCAAACTCCTTATGAGCGCTTGTATGGTAGCACACCTAACTATTCTTTGCTTCGCGTCTTTGGTTGTATCTGTTTTGTCACTCTTCCTCCACACGAGCGTACTAAACTTGAACCCCGCTCTCGCTTGTGTTGCTTCCTTGGTTATGACATTACTCAAAAAGGTTATCGCTGCTATGACCCCATTGCCCAACGACTTAGGATCTCTCACCATGTGGAGTTCTGGGAACATAAAATGTTCACTAGTCAAATGCCTTTTCCGCATTCCTCCTCCGTATATTCTCCTATCTTCATTGACCCCTCTAGTGTCTTATTTCCTGGATCATCTGCAGATAACTCAAGCTCATTGGACGAATCTTCTACGGCTGCTTCTAATTTGCCTGATTCGACTACGGATCCTCCTGCTGCATCACACACTCCCAAGCCTTCTCATAAACTTTGTCGCTCCGATAGGGTAAGAGCACCACTTGCTCATCTCCatgattatcattgtttttaTGTTCTTGCTACTCTTCACGAACCTTACTCTTATCGTGAGGCTAGTgttaaccctctttggcagaaagCTATGTCTAATAAACTAGATGCCCTTTATAAAACTCATACATGGGacttggtggatttgcctcctGGGAAGTTTGCAGTGGGAtgtaagtgggtttataaaattaaaactcgtGCAGATGGATCTGTGGAACGCTATAAGGCTCGTCTTGTTGCGAAAGGATTTgctcaggagtatggtattgactatgaggagacttttgctcctgTTGCTAGACTGACCTCTGTTAAATTCCTTACTTGCAGTTGCTGTTGTTCGTCATTGGCAGTTATTTCAGatggatgttaaaaatgcattcctcaatggtgatcttacagaagaagtctatatgcaccCTTCACCTGGCTATCACCATCCGCCACATAAAGTTTGCAGACTCCGTCGGGCACTTTATGGTCTCAAGCAGGCTCCTCGTGCTTGGTTTGCCAAGTTCAGTTCTGTGGTTGCTCAACAAGGCCTTGTTTCTAGTTCTTATGACTCAGCTCTCTTTCTTCGGACTACTGATAATGATACTATCCTTATCCttctttatgtagatgatatgattattactggtgaTGACATTTCAGGCATCCGTGCTCTTCAATCATTCCttagccaaaattttgaaatgaaggactTGGGGACACTCAGCTACttccttggtcttgaggttACCTCGAGTAATGATAGTtattatctctctcaagccaaatatgTATCTGATCTACTTTCCCGAGCAGGTCTGACAGACAGTAAAACAGCGAGCAACCCCCTTGAGACTAATGTCAAACTTCTAACTACAGATGGTGAGCCTTTATCAGATGCTACTCTCTACAGGCAACTAGTAGGTAGTCTCATTTATCTTACTATTACACGGCCGGATATTGCCTATGCTGTTCAtttggtgagtcaatttatgagtGCACCTCGATCTACTCATTATGCTGCTGTTCTTCATATTTTGCGCTATGTCAAAGGCACTATGTTTTATGGtattcatttctcttctcattcATCTCTTGAGCTCCGAGCCTACTCTGATGCTGATTGGGTTGGTGATCCTACTGATCGTCGCTCCACCACTAGATATTGTTTCCTACTTGGAACTTCTCTAATTTCATGGTGCAGTaagaaacaatctgttgttGCTCGACCTAGTactgaagctgagtatcgtgctcttgctgacACTACATATGAACTTCTCTGGTTACGATGGCTTTTGTCCGACATGGGTGTTTCTCACTCCATTAGTTCTCCTATTTATTGTGACAATCGGAGTGTCAtacagattgctcataatgatgttttccatGAGCACACAAACACATAtcgagattgattgtcatttcatctGCCATCATCTTCAGCAAGGTATTTTACATCTTCATTCCGTCACCTCTGCAGATCAATTGGCTGACATCTTTACCAAATCTCATCCACCGGGACAACTCACTGATCTTatctccaaactcaagttggctcCGCTCCCTAGAGTTTGAgtggggatgttagaatattatgaaTCCTCTCTTTGCTTGGTCCCTACTCTTGACTTGGTTGCTAAGTTTGCTGGGTCCCTACTCTTGGCTTGGTTGCTAAGTTAATTTCCTTCTAGAGATTGGCTTGATTGCTAAGTTAATTTCcttattattgtaaatatgccgattttatattattttgtaattattgtatttcctttcttttagggccccattcaattataaataggccctaaaagaaaggaaatacaataattacaaaataatataaaatcgggcatatttacaataataagGAAATTAACTTAGCAACCAAGCCAAGAGTAGGGACCAAGCAAAGAGATTCTTGGGGTGGTGAGGAAGGGCATTTGACCCCCCCTGGGCCTCCCTACCCTCCCCCTCTGGGTAAATCCATGCAAATGCAACAACTATAAAAACCAGAAAAGCCCATATGATGTAAAATAACCATGAAAGTTGATGCGGCAGATGGATTGATGACAGTGAGACGAGTACAAATGTTCCTGAAAGGACATGGAAACTGTCAATGATTTGAGAGTATCTTGCCCAACGAGTCCCATTAATCCTCTTCATGGTTGCATATGACAAGCAAAAGATGACCAAGGCAGCTTCGGAGATCCACATGTTTGCAGGGTGTGTCTCAAATAGATCATGCAATTGGAGTAGGCCAATCACTGATCCAATCAAAAATATGATTACTCCCTGGCTTGATATGGAAGAATTACTCCCCTGCTCACTACACAATCACcaaaaacataacttaaaaacttttaaCTCAAACAGATGCTCGGTGTAAACTTCACTTTTCAGTCTTCATATGTATTGTTAAACTTCTCAACTTTTTCGGTTCCGGTATCCTCAAATTTGGTTTTCCCGTATTAAAACTAATCAtgaatatcttcttctttttttaatgaataatcaAGAATCAAGAATATCTTTTGCATTTCACACAAAAATGTGTGTACCATATCAAACGCTTCAATCAGCATATTTCTAATTGAAGTATGATTTTCATGAAATCCAGTGGGGAAATCataaaattatatcattttaaGTGATACAAACTCCCCGATCACCAATTTAGGCAgcttaaaagtttttttttttttttttttacataattatccaaaaagcacaaaacatataacaaagatagaagaaaaaacaactaaaaaagaaattgaagaaagaaaggtAGTTGAAGTTAAACTTCCCCCTAGATCCAGAATTTCTCTTAGtttcttttctaaatttctctttatcttctgatgcagcgtgacttagtgggttgcagtaaagaacaacaataaagtagTGGATAACTAATTtcagatcttgagtctatcaatgatctaagacttattttaaaaacaatagatactctctaaagtttaaaggaaaagaggaataaactcaactctaagtattctcattaatcaaaatcaataataatcaacaaacgttttctctggaggctataagtatatatttatagcctaaaaccctaaacctaataaaatatgacataaataccccaaaaaccgtaaacctaataaaataacaaaataaagactcttaaaaccctaaccctattaaaataacaacaaagtcagctagaaaataataaaatgagaaaaataacataattcccCCATGTATGCTCGAGCACAGTTacgggtgcgatcgagcgcaggtggGCGCTCGATCGTGCGCTTGATTGCAAGACCGAGCGCAGTACCAGGGGGTCCTTTGAATAggatctgcatcattctccccacgTTGGAGAGAATTCGACCTCGAATTCGGCCGGTTCTTTCAACGGTCCTTCGGATGaccagtcaactcattccactcgcccttcctcaagatcaaaacaaggcaacaccccaaaataaacgtgacgcttctcatcatcgaaataccttgatggttgtcatgaaagccccaTACACCATTTGGCAATACTTCAGATTTGCCGTTCTTCACTCGTTCTTTCTC from Corylus avellana chromosome ca6, CavTom2PMs-1.0 includes the following:
- the LOC132185479 gene encoding uncharacterized mitochondrial protein AtMg00810-like, whose amino-acid sequence is MHPSPGYHHPPHKVCRLRRALYGLKQAPRAWFAKFSSVVAQQGLVSSSYDSALFLRTTDNDTILILLYVDDMIITGDDISGIRALQSFLSQNFEMKDLGTLSYFLGLEVTSSNDSYYLSQAKYVSDLLSRAGLTDSKTASNPLETNVKLLTTDGEPLSDATLYRQLVGSLIYLTITRPDIAYAVHLVSQFMSAPRSTHYAAVLHILRYVKGTMFYGIHFSSHSSLELRAYSDADWVGDPTDRRSTTRYCFLLGTSLISWCSKKQSVVARPSTEAEYRALADTTYELLWLRWLLSDMGVSHSISSPIYCDNRSVIQIAHNDVFHEHTNTYRD